The Brassica oleracea var. oleracea cultivar TO1000 chromosome C7, BOL, whole genome shotgun sequence sequence AGTGCATGGGGAAATTCAATACCTTTCACCACACATGGTATTGCAAACTTTCCAGGATCACTATTCTTCTTCAATGTGATCCTTAGTTTCATCCTTTCCCTGACGTGATGAAACATTCTTCTAATGTCCTCCTCAGTCTCCTTAGTCTCTCTGAAGAACATCCACAACCGGTGTGTGAAATAAACTTCATCAAAAGGTTTCTCCACTGGGATTTTAAGGACTCTCTTAGTGAAACCATCCATCTCCTTCTCATTAGCTTCCCTTTTAAAGTTCTTAGGAATCTTCTCCTTCATTTTCCTTAACCTTCTACCTTCAGTTGCCTCATCAACTTGCATAGGCTCTTGTGTAGTGTCTGAAGGGTTGGTTGTAGGTTCTGGTGGGTTTGCTAAAGGTTTAGGTGGTGGTCTGAGTGCGTTGATTCAGTCACTATCAATAGATGGTAATCGCACTCGGTAGGTGAGAGGTGCCCGTCGATCGATGGGAGGTGAGGGAGGTCGATCGATATCTGGCTCATGCCGTCGATCGACTGCTGGCTCATGCCGTCGATCGATTTTGACATAGAAAGGGAAAGGTGGGTGAGGATATTTTTCTGCGAATTCCTCATGATTCATGATCCGAACTAATGAGTTTCCATAGCCTCTGCTGTTGTTGCTGAAAGGTTTCTGGAACTGTGAACTCTGGTTACTCCTCTGACCATTGCCAAAGAAGTTTCTGTTTCCACCATGGTTCCCAGACCTCCAGGACCTCTAATGTAGTTCACATCTTCTTCTCCTTCCATGTCTACAGCTACTTCTCCTTCGCGGAGCAGACCTGCTTCCTAAGAAGCTCATGAACCACATCTAACTTTGCTCTAACTTCGTTCATCTGCTCCTTCCCTAGGGATGCAACAGACTTCTTCCTCTTAAAGTCAATGTTTTTGGTGCTGCTGCTATTTGCTAGATTTTCTATCAGTCTCAAAGCTTCCACCGGATTCCTGGTGTTGAACTTCCCCTCGCTAGCTGTATCAAGAGCCATCTGATACCTCAAGGCGATACCTTTGAAGAAAGTGCTCAGCAGTTGCACTTTGTTGAATCCGTGGTGTGGACAGTCTCGCTGGAAGAACTTGAATCTGATCCACGCATCTTTGAAAGACTCTCCAGTCTCCTGCGCGAATGTAGCGATTTTGCTCCTCAAGTCTTTAGCGCATGCCTCATCGAAGAAGTTTTGCAAGAAAGCATTCTTGATGTCGGCCCATGATGTTAGAGATCCTGTGGGTAGCTGCTTAAGCCAGTGCATCGCTTCTCNNNNNNNNNNNNNNNNNNNNNNNNNNNNNNNNNNNNNNNNNNNNNNNNNNNNNNNNNNNNNNNNNNNNNNNNNNNNNNNNNNNNNNNNNNNNNNNNNNNNNNNNNNNNNNNNNNNNNNNNNNNNNNNNNNNNNNNNNNNNNNNNNNNNNNNNNNNNNNNNNTGTGTAGTACTGAGGCTTCAGCTCGAAATTCTGCTTCTGAATCTCTGTAAGTCGAATAGCTGATCTGTTGGCGTAGTACTATCCTGGACGATTGTAGTCAGCCAGTGCCCTTGGTCGAGCAGCCTCTTCTACAGGTTGAGCAGCTCCTGTAGCATCAGTATCAGGATTACATTCCCCTGAGCGTTTAGTTTCTGACATGTTGCATTACGCTGATGACCATCTTGGTCATACAGGTTTCCATTCTCGTCCTGTCTGAGAATAACAATCGCAACCATNNNNNNNNNNNNNNNNNNNNNNNNNNNNNNNNNNNNNNNNNNNNNNNNNNNNNNNNNNNNNNNNNNNNNNNNNNNNNNNNNNNNNNNNNNNNNNNNNNNNNNNNNNNNNNNNNNNNNNNNNNNNNNNNNNNNNNNNNNNNNNNNNNNNNNNNNNNNNNNNNNNNNGAGCAGGATCTTCTGAGAATAGCAGGTGTTTTTCCTTGTTGCTTCTGGTACTGCTGGGCATGCACCTGAAAAGACAAGAAAATATTTTGTGTGAGAATGGGGGTAGAGAAAAGAATAAGAATTAATAACACTAAATCTAATGGCGATCAAAGCTCCCCGGCAACGGCGTCAAATTTGATACCNNNNNNNNNNNNNNNNNNNNNNNAAATAAGAGGTTCAGTTGCAGTACTTAGGAATCAAATCCACAAAGAGCTAGGGAACCTATTAAATCTAGTCAAGTTATTAATTATAGGTGTTTGTTGTTTTAAGGTTTAAAAGTAAATAGCAATCCTAATTGAGCAAGTCTATTGTTCGACTAACAAGATGATTGGGGGTGTAACTTTATTGGGTGATATTAGGTGCATGGTTTCTATTCAGGTGTTAGAGATTATAATCCTATAGATGCCTAACAGTTGCATGCATGAAATATTAAAGCTCAACTCCTTAATCACAGTGATCAGCGATGGCAATGTTTCACTGGTTAACTAACTAGATCTTGGATCTCAACTATCGTCTTTTGATCACAAGAAAGTGCCGATCGATGATCCTATATGGATATCGATCGATACACCTTTCGCAGTATCGATCGATTGTCATAACACAATATCGATCGATAGCTTCTAGCTAAGCCTTAGGCACGGGTTGATAATGCTCACTAGTCTCCTAGATCAGTGGTTAGCTCTCTCTAGCAGTCCAAGCATGACAAATTAGATTCAGGACAGGATGATCAAAGATGCTTGACACATGTAAATTCCTAGGTTAATGTTCTAGTTAGCAAGGCTAAAACAAGCATTAAGAACAATCAATCAATGAANNNNNNNNNNNNNNNNNNNNNNNNNNNNNNNNNNNNNNNNNNNNNNNNNNNNNNNNNNNNNNNNNNNNNNNNNNNNNNNNNNNNNNNNNNNNNNNNNNNNNNNNNNNNNNNNNNNNNNNNNNNNNNNNNNNNNNNNNNNNNNNNNNNNNNNNNNNNNNNNNNNNNNNNNNNNNNNNNNNNNNNNNNNNNNNNNNNNNNNNNNTTGCCTCCTAACACTTAGGCAAGTATATAACTATTAGGTTAAAAACTCGTCAGGGGTAATCTTGTAATTTGGTGAAGCATTGGGTTTAAAGTCGGCTGGAACCAAGTCGCGCATCTCGCATCTCGACATCGATCGATGGTACAGGATGTACATCGAACGATCATAATTTTCAATCGTCGAGACTTCTCTTCTGTATCGATCGACGGTACTGGATGTGCATCGAACGATTGCTTCTTCTTCTTATCGACCTCTAATGGTCAGCTCGGATGAAATCTCTTTTAAGTTCCTAAATGCTCCATAATCATCACTTTACTCCAAGATACTGCTGAACCTGAAAACATACCCAATAGGATAGAATATATAATATATAGATAGTAAAACACTTATATACCATGGATGAAAATATGTCAAATCCATGGTATATCACTTCTACGCATGAAATCACTTGTAGAACGTTCTCAACTCAATTACGGAGCTCCTCAAAGAAGAATCAGATCAAACGGAGTTCATATGTGACAGTTATGCCATTTACAAATCAGGTGATCTTCAGTTCTCGCGAATTCAGACCACCCGAGAAGCTGGAAATGGCTAACCTTCTTTCTGATGAACCAACGGCCAATTCAATCATGCCAAAGGTGATTATTCAAGTTCTAAATGTCCAAAAAAGTCTTGGGATTGATGGTTTACAAAAATAGAATCAAAAACAGACTTGTTTAGGCCAAATGGAGAAACAGATAAAAATTGGCTAAGGAAAAAAGATGGATTTCGATCAGGCCTTAAAGAGACATGTCTTGGCCCATATCAGGAGCATATTCTTCACTTTTCAAATTCATGGTCATGGTTATATCAAGAGGCAGTCCAAGTTTCAGTCAAAGACTTTATTTAGTTAAGTCTTTGTTTCTATTTTCAATGTCTTGTTTTTAGCACATTCTTCTTTGGATTTCTACAACTTGTAATCCTAGATATAGGACCTATGAGCCATGAAATAAAGCATTCATTTTTCCCTGTTATTTGAGTTTATCTCTTTGTTCTTTGTAGAACACTTTTTGTTTCTTGGTGAGGTTATCTCCGAGTAAACAAATCTCTATTTCGTTGGACTTGTGCGTCATATCAAGCATTGTATAGAAACTCTTCTTTTGTTGGACTTGTGCGTCATATCAAGCAACAACTGAAGTCTGGTAGTATCAAGAAACTTTTTGCCCCTCTTGTGTCACCGTTCAATCCATCAGTTCTCCCTTTTGGCGAGTTCATATCCCTTAAGTCCGATTGAGTAATCATTCCCTAATTTAGAGCATATCAGAGCTCCTTCTATGGACTCTTTAGTCCTCTCCACAAACATCATCAAATCATCAGTGAAACAAAGATGCGTAAGGGAAAGAGATTTACATCTGGAATGGTGACGAAATTTCTTCTCCTCCATTGCTTTATCGTTCTTAAGTGACAGAACATTCTGCACAATACAAAACGATAAGGGGATAGTGAGCACCCTTGCCACAGTCCCCTCTTTCTCTGAAAATATCTCCCGAGCTCTCCATTTACTTGTACAGAAAATGAAGGTGTGGTGATACATAGTCTTATCCAATGAAGAAAAGGCTCGGGAAACCCCATAACCACCAAGCTCTTTAATACAAAGGACCACTAGACTGAATCAAAAGCCTTAGAGATATCGATCTTCATAGTACATTGTGGTGTAACATTTTCTTTGTGATAGTCTTTCAATAACTCAGTAGCTAATAGAACATTCTCCATTATCAGCCTCCATTGGATAAATGCAGACTGGTTTGCTGTTATAATCCTCGGCAGCAGATATTTTAGTCTGTTCGCAATGATCTTAGACACCACTTCGTGTAGCACATTGCAACACGCAATAGGTTTGTAGTATTTCATGTTGGTTTCTTCAGTCTTTTTTGGTATGAGAGCCAAGACTGTTGAGTTGATTCATTTCGGGAGAAATCCCTTCATGAAAACTGACTGAATCGCAATAGTGAAATCATGACCAGTCACTTCCATTTAGCTTAAAAATTCACAAGGAAAACCGTCCGGACCCCGTGATTTGTTAGATGTCATAGAGAAGAGAACTTTTCCAACCTCCTCCGCTGTGACTTCTTTCTCGAGTGCCTCTCTGTCCTCCACTGTACATCTGAAATCTATCAAACTTCCTAGTTCTTCCTCAGTTGAACCAAGAAAGTTACCCGGTTACTGGTTTAGAAACTTTGGAAAATAACCTCACTGCTTCTTCCTTAATCTCAGCGTGTGTAGAAATTATGTTCCCCTCAGGACAATTTATTTAGCTGATGGTGTTTTGAGCTTGACGAATCCAAACCGAGTTATGAAAGGTCTTATTCTTCTGATCTCCAAGCTCTAACCAGTGAAGTTTGATTTCTTTTTTAGGAAGTCCCCCTCCAAAACTGCTACATGGAGCCAACGCTCATATGCTTATCCTTCTTGCACGTCACGTCATTTTCTGATAAAAAAAGTCGGAATATTTACACGTCACTTCAGATTATTCTCATTTATATTTCTCTACAACATTGGAGTTCAGTTCGATTCTTTTAGTGGAAACCTTCCTCAAGTCTGTAGCTTTACTGGTGAAAACAACGGCTTTGGACCTTTTGGTGAGTTGTCTATAATAGCAGCATTGGATCATCACAACTAGATTTGGGGGGCGCATCAAGTCTGTAGGTTTAGAGGGAGAAGCGGTGTATCAGTACTTCATGTAGACAAGGAACATGAACAAGTTTGTTGCAGTGTAGTGGAAATCAATTCTTCATTATCGGTAGGAGGTGTTAAGGAAGAGTTGGAGGAAGAATGCTCAAGAACGAGGTAAAATAAGCTTATAGAATCTGAATCCTCTTTATGGTGTTCTTGTAGTTTGTATTGACATTGATTATGGTCTTGTTGTGTGGTCTCGTTGTTTGGTTATCTATAGGATGAAGTTTAGTATCCATTGTCTGAATCTGATTATGTATGAAAAGGGGACGAACTGGAACATGTAGCAAGCCAGGAACCAAAGACTGTCGTGAGAAAAAGAGAAGGAAAATGCTAAATGACAAGTATGAATCAGAGTTCGTGTGTTTAAGATGTTATCTGCACCATGTAGTTCTGTAGTCCTTGATGAAAGAACTTGGTTTTTTTTCCAGGTTCATGGATTTAAGCTCTTTCCTCGAGCCTACAAGGACGCAAAGACAGATAAACCAGCTATACTAGATGATGCAATCCGGGTCATGAACCAGCTCAGAGGTGAAGCTTATGAGCTTAAAGAAACCAACCAGAAGCTTCTAGAAGAGATTAAGACTCTCAAGGTTAGTTTCTCACCTTTTTTTTTTCCTAAAGGCCTTATTGTCATGAAACTATGATAAACTTATCTGATTTTTTGTTTTAGTTGTGTATGGAATAGGCGGAGAAGAATGAGCTCAGGGAAGAGAAGCTGGAGTGCTGAAGGCTGATAAAGAAAAATGGAGCAACAGTTGAAATCTATGGCGGTTCCATCACCTGGGTTCCTGCCTTCTCATCCAGCAGCTTTCCATCAAAACATAATGGCTGTTTACGCGAGTTACGGTTACTATCCAAACATGCCAATGATGCCATACTTACTACCACCTTCGCAGCGTGATACGTCTCAAGATCAGCAAAACTGCTGTTTTGCTGCTTAATGTTGGCATCATAATATCAAAATCACTTTGAAATGTTGGTTTCATGCAGATGATTCTTTGTTATCAGTTTTGCAGTAACCTATTGGGGGATAGAGAATGTTATGGTTCTTCCAAGTGTTGAAGCTTAATTCTTAGGTTATATTTTTGAATAAAATGTCCGACAAACTTTTTCTTGTACGATTGTCATCGAGCAATGTCAAATATTACAAACGGTTTTAAAAGTTCAGGAGTGAATATATCAGTGGCTTTCTAGCTAAAATATATCAGTATTTTACATAAAACAAAATTTAGCATTTTTTAATGAGAAATTCCCTTAGATAATTTTTTTTATGTTTTGGTCACAAAAATAGTCTTCAATGAAGAAAATGATCAATCTAGACTTAGGGTTTAGAGTTAAAGGGTGGGGGTTTGGGGATAGGGTTTCAAACTTTAAAAAACAAAAAATAAATATTAAAAATTTCAAAATAAAAATGAGCTATTTTGATCATTTTATTTTTTGAAAGTTATTTTGTGACAAAAACTAAAAAAGAGAATTGCCATTTTTTTAATTGTATTAATCTTTGACTTCCTTTTTTTTTTTTTGACGTCGAACGGCCATTCTATTACTCAAGCTTGAAGTGGTCTGGGTAACCGGAATAAAACAACCGATGAAAAGTAACTCTCTACGAAAGCTCCTAGCAGTCTTAGCTAAAAAATCAGGAAGCTGATTGCGCACTCGTGGTACATGGGTGATTTTGAAATCCGGAAAACAAATCTGCAGCGTCTCTATCTTCTCCAGCTCTGTCGCAAATCTTGGCCACTCCTGGGGTTCATTTATCATTGCAATCAGCTCCTTGCAGTCAGTTCCAAAGCTCTGGCACGGCGAGTGTTGAAGCATGTTCTCCATCGCCCATCGCAGCGCTTCTACCTCCGAATGCAGCGCTGATTCACATCGAGTGAAGTTTCGTGTTCCCATAAGTTGTATGTCCTCCCTACTATCCATCCAGACCCATCCACATCCACTAAAGCGGTCAGAAGCTGTCCAAGATCCATCTAGTAGACAGATATTACCCAAGCTTAAGACTTGGTTTGCATCATTATTGGTAGCCTGGACGTGTGGTGGTATCGTCTCATTCGCGTTAAACCAGGCCTGACATTCAACTCTCTGCGTATCGAACGAGTTCCAAAAGGTCTCTGTCTATACCCCTGAAAAGCTTATCATTGCGAGCCTTCCAAATATACCATATTATCCAGGGATAAGGATCCATGCCTTGGTCTGGTGAAAAGATAGTCATCTTTGACTTCCTTATGTTGGTGGTTTAGTAGAGTGTTTTATAGTTGCATTATCTCTTTTAAAGACTATTGTTTTTATATATTCCAAAGACCAACAAGACTGCATTGCCCATATTAGTGTCTCTTTCTCTATCGGTCTATTGTATGTCTTTTCCTCTATAATTACCTATAAAGTTTAAAGAGAATAGGTGCTCATTTCTGCTTTTTCTAAATACGCCAAAAGATCCAAATGGATTGGGAAGTAGCCAGGTTTATTGTATGTTTAGGATCATTTTTGCCTTCAGAGAGCTTCAGAAGAAATCTTGTTTTGTCTTCCAAGGGAGTATAATCCTCCTCCAAACTGGTTGCGCATAGTGACAAGTGATGAAGAAAGTATGATCAGTTATCTCTTCATCGTCACATCAGTGTGCACATAGTGGGTCAACCTTTATGCGACGATGTATAAGGTTAGCTTTCATTGCAAATGCTCTCGAGTACAAGAAATGGTTTAGTTTAGGGATTGCATCAAGTCTCCATAATATCTGAGTGTAGTACCAAAGGAGGTTGTCTAGTCAACACTAGTCCTGAGCATAGTGAAGAATTGGCCTATGACCCCCAAATTTTAGGAAATTTTTCTAGTCTCTTGATCAAATAAAACAAAGCTGGAAACAGATAAATAAAAAGTATGGTGCCAAATGTAGAACAATCTGAAAATACAGGTAGTGAAGTTAAATTAAAAAAAACATAACTCAAAGATGTGGTCCAAGTGGGTCCTACCAGACGCATCTTTGCCACTCAGTTGTAAATTCATTTTAATTCCCAGCCGTTAGATCTTTACCATCTTTTTACCTTCAAAGCAACCACCACCAACCCTTGTTCTAAAACGCAAGCGCCTAGTCTAGGCACCCGCCTAGTCGCAACACGGACCTTATCCGCCGCATTTTTTCCCTAATCAGACAAAAAAAATCAGAAGAAAATTAATCGTCCCAATAAACCGATTTTTCGGCCCAAAATTTCTACTTCGAAGAGTATATATAGAGAGTCACATTTTAGCTCATTTCTTTTTAACAACCGATGTGGGACACTTTGATACCTTAAGATTATAAATGTAAAATAAATATTAAGCATTAACAAGGCATCGAACCCAGGTTACTCAGCGTAATATCAGAGGACTGGACCACTTGGAGGCAGTGAATTCTTTGTTATTCAATGTATTCACTAATATATATCCAATATCAATATAATAAAAGTAGGAAAACAGTAGCTTTTATTAATGTTAACTAAATTTAACTCGCGCCCTGCGCAGAGTAACTTTTTAAAAATAAGTTGTATTTAAATATTATAAATAGTATACTTGCTATCAATAATTTTTTTTTTACATTTGAATCTTAAGAATGGGCATTCGGGTACCATTTGGTTGGGTTCGATTTGGCTCGGTTCGGTTTGTCCGATCTTTGCGAGTTCGATTTAGTTCGAATCTTTGCGGATTTGGTCTAGGTTTGGATACGGATAACCCATTTAATTTAAAAAATAAAAATAAAGTTCATATATACTTTAAATTTCTCAAAATAAAAAAAATAAAAATAATATATAACATCTAAATTTGAATAATGTATGCCAAAATACTTAAACTTAACATAAAAATTGGTTTACCTTAAATATTTGGATAAGAAATCAATAGATATTTTAAGTAATTTTGGTATTTTGAATATCGTTTAACTATTTTAAACATGTACTTTTAACTATTTGTATATATTTTCAAGTATTTTGGACAACTGAAAAACATCTTTATATTTTGTATATTCTTTAGATATTAAATTTAAAAATAATTAATATATTTAAATATATAAATACACTTCGAATATATTCGGATACCTGAAATAATTTGTTTCGGATCCGGTTCCATTCTGGTTCTCTAGATACCAAAATTTTGAACCCGTTCGGATATCTAAACAATTTTGGTTAAAGTTCATTACTACCTTTTCGGATTATATTTGGTTCAATTTTTTGGATTCAGATTTTTTGCCCAAACCTATATTTTTTTATTGTAAGAAAATTTTAAACGAAATTGATGATGATTCATATTGATTTTGGGTATGCAATCATTTTTAGACAAAAATACATTCTTCTATGTATGTGGCCCATTTAGTTAAGGAAAACAATGGACTAAACCAAAGAAAACGTTACCATTTCAGATTTTTAATCGACTCTTCCAAATTATTCATTGTTGGTATTGTGACGAAGAGAAAGGGGTTAGGGTTACGAAAGCAAATTTGTTGTACAATCCATATTCTCGCTAGGTGATTTCAATAGCTTCTAAATAAATCTCCGTTGTATCGACCGAGATTTCGTAATTTATAGACGTTTTAAAAAATTCAAAATATAACATATAAGAAAAAATCTAATTTTTTTATTATATGGTTAATATGATTATTTAATTTATTTTAAAAATATAAACTTTCAAATATGAGAGAATCTCGTAATAAAATAAATTGTAATTAAGTTGTTATCGATTATTTGGTGTGCAAGTCAAGTTAGTATGAATAATATCTTGTTAAGAATCTTGTAGATAAGGATTATATTTTTGAAATCTTTTCTGAATAATATATTTGTAATTTTCTTGTAGATAAGGATTATATTTTCGAAATTAGTACCTACAAATATTATTTAAATAAATAATACGTGCAATTCCTAACTTCTACTCTATTTCAAAAAAAAATTAGATTTTTATAAATATATATCATATTTTGGCACTTTTGAAATTGTATGATTGAAGTTTATATAATGAGATATTTTGTTCACATATCTAATCTATTATAGAAGCAAAGAGGAACCAAACATATACATGTTCGCTGTCTGATTATATGATGTTGATAAGAGAAAAGTATAAATCAACTTAGAGAAAAGTTTAATCTATAGTAAAAGAGGTCCAAGTGAGAGTTATTGAATTGCTAATATAATTGTATATATACAATCGGTATAGTTTAATAGAGTAGATAGAACATAATTCAATAGAAGTTCGTTTGGTTTACTTATAACATAGTAGATTGTTGGTTTAATTTAAGTTGTCCAGTTTTAATTTTATTGTATAATTAATGGTAACTAACACGATATGGTCCATAAATTATGTAACACACTAACAAATTTGAAACAGTCCAAGACTTAAATGACAACTTCAATACTACATAATTTTAGGACTCTATTTTAATAGAGTAGATTATTGATCTAATTTTCAGTATATAGAAATTATCACATTATAATGAATATTTACATTATATATTTAGTTTTAAATATTAAAAAAATTAAAAATATTTAAAAACTAGGCCCCGCGTATACTCCGCTTAATCTCTGATTTTTTGGTAATTCGTTAGGTCCGGAGTTGCCGCCCGACTAGCGTCTAGTGCCTAGCGTAGTTTCGAACAGGACCACCAACCAACCGTATTTGTTTACATGTTTGTATCATATTTGCTTGATTCAAATGTAACCTTGTAATATATAGCATCTTTTATGATTATGAAATTTTGGGATTGCGGATCCATGCATCTCTTACAATAAGGTCAAAATGGTCTAATTTGATTTTATTCTGAATAGTAGATGAATTGAACATGACTTGATCTATTTTAGTACCATTATCCATAAATTTACAGAAAAGGAAAAACAGAGAGGCATTTAACCTCAACTAAAAAATCTGCTAATATACATAAACATTGTACGTTCATAACATCAAAACTTACAATCAATCTCAAACAAACGAGAAGATAAGCTGTGACTTAATGACATCAGTAAATCAAGTATACATTGAAGAGTTAAGTAACAAAGGTGTAATCGTTTCTATTAACAATATAAAGAATCAAAAAACTAAAATGAGTGTATTGTGTAATAAGTATATATGTGGGGTATAACTAACTACACAGAAGAAGCAAGTAACCAAAGTGTGGTAAGTGAAGAAACGGAGATTGAGATCCAAGAAAGGAAAGCTAAAGTGACAGAGAGTTGATACCTCCAGCACTCTGCTTCAAAACTGCAGCTTCCTAAATCCCCAAAGTATAAAACCATCACCCCTGCAGAGGATGAGGCTCCCGCTAGAGACAGTGTCGATGTTACCTGAAACCGGACCAAAACACACAAAATGGTTTTGATGATTTCTTGTGTATTTGGTAGTGAGTGAGTGAAAGAGAGAGAGAGATGCTTACCCAATCTCCAACTACAAAGAGGCTGACGAAAACCGG is a genomic window containing:
- the LOC106304593 gene encoding CASP-like protein 5B3, with the translated sequence MIVDIPGTPGTFTGLVLRISQCVFAAASISYMVSSGAFFNYTAFCYLIAAMGLQVIWSSGLAILDTFALLRKKTLLSPVFVSLFVVGDWVTSTLSLAGASSSAGVMVLYFGDLGSCSFEAECWRYQLSVTLAFLSWISISVSSLTTLWLLASSV